In one window of Nitrospirota bacterium DNA:
- a CDS encoding RNA-binding protein, which translates to MAERIYVGGLSDLVTDKQLGELCAPHGTVKSALVITDQWTGKSRGYGFVEMGSAEESQNVVAALNAILLEGQRLRCFLA; encoded by the coding sequence ATGGCGGAGAGGATATATGTGGGGGGCTTGTCGGACCTCGTCACGGACAAGCAATTGGGCGAACTGTGTGCTCCGCACGGGACGGTCAAGTCGGCGCTTGTGATCACCGATCAGTGGACAGGCAAGTCACGCGGGTATGGGTTTGTCGAGATGGGATCGGCGGAGGAGAGTCAAAACGTCGTCGCCGCGCTCAATGCCATCCTGCTGGAGGGGCAGAGGCTGCGATGTTTCTTGGCCTAA